A genome region from Haloarcula rubripromontorii includes the following:
- a CDS encoding ABC transporter substrate-binding protein, with translation MSGDSVTFGFNIASSGAYSTAGKQELRGFKLAVKHINNGGGWVTSEKYESPLDGDGLLNKDVEFAVEDTGGNSDTARRNAQRLVDSEEVIMLAGGTSSSSGLANQKVAAKNQIVYMATMANANSLTGADCNRYSFREMFNNRMAAAALAPALRSEFGEDANYVKIFQDSDWGQTLRDDMDAALGNIGWAPVWDTTAQVGTSDYSQYAADIKSVDFDVIVLGLGGLDAVNALRAFRDEFPESNIVLPMASKDIAQTAGDAIEGVIGTVAWSPAINSPLSNSFRETFREEYSSSTGSSKSVSPSGPAHIAYTQTLQYASAVERAGTFNPLDVIGALEGHEYDAGLGPQTLRACDHQAMRQVPVVRGKSEIQQSYGTYYELVGEPADVQYACDSDPAANCSLGGN, from the coding sequence GTGTCCGGGGATTCGGTGACATTTGGTTTCAACATCGCGTCCTCTGGAGCGTACTCAACGGCCGGCAAACAGGAACTCCGAGGCTTCAAACTCGCGGTCAAGCACATTAACAACGGTGGTGGGTGGGTAACGAGCGAGAAATACGAGTCGCCCCTTGACGGTGACGGTCTTCTGAATAAGGATGTCGAATTCGCTGTCGAAGACACGGGTGGCAATTCAGATACCGCTCGGCGTAACGCACAGCGGCTTGTTGATAGCGAGGAAGTGATTATGCTTGCTGGCGGCACGTCCAGCAGTTCCGGCCTGGCTAATCAGAAGGTTGCCGCGAAGAATCAAATCGTGTACATGGCGACGATGGCGAACGCGAATTCGCTGACGGGGGCCGACTGTAACCGGTACTCCTTCCGTGAGATGTTCAATAACCGCATGGCGGCAGCGGCGCTGGCCCCAGCACTCCGTAGCGAGTTCGGCGAAGACGCCAATTACGTCAAGATCTTTCAGGACAGTGACTGGGGACAGACGCTCCGGGATGATATGGATGCAGCTCTCGGGAATATCGGCTGGGCACCTGTCTGGGACACGACCGCACAGGTCGGGACAAGCGATTACTCCCAGTACGCAGCAGACATCAAGTCGGTCGATTTCGACGTGATTGTGCTTGGACTCGGGGGCCTCGACGCAGTAAACGCACTCCGGGCGTTCCGAGATGAGTTCCCGGAGTCGAATATCGTTCTTCCAATGGCTTCGAAGGATATTGCCCAGACCGCAGGCGATGCGATAGAGGGCGTTATCGGGACTGTCGCCTGGAGTCCAGCAATCAACTCGCCGCTGTCTAACTCATTCCGAGAGACGTTCCGTGAGGAGTACAGCAGTTCGACTGGCTCCTCGAAATCAGTCTCCCCATCAGGACCAGCGCATATCGCATATACGCAAACGCTGCAATACGCCAGCGCAGTCGAGCGGGCGGGAACGTTCAATCCGCTCGATGTCATCGGAGCGCTCGAAGGCCACGAGTACGATGCTGGCCTCGGACCACAGACGCTCCGGGCCTGTGATCATCAGGCGATGCGTCAGGTGCCGGTTGTGAGAGGCAAGTCGGAGATACAGCAATCCTATGGGACCTACTACGAGCTGGTCGGGGAACCAGCGGATGTACAGTACGCGTGCGATAGCGACCCAGCGGCGAACTGCTCGCTTGGAGGGAACTAA
- the kdgK1 gene encoding bifunctional 2-dehydro-3-deoxygluconokinase/2-dehydro-3-deoxygalactonokinase, whose translation MTELVTFGETMLRLSPPDDERLETADQYTVRAAGAESNVAVAAQRLGLDALWASKLPDSPVGRRVTGELKHHGVSVDIAWDDADSARQGTYYLEQGSPPRGNDVIYDRQNASVTTATPAELPTETIADAAGFHTSGITPALSETLESTTADLLSLAQDAGTTTSFDLNYRSKLWTPAEARSVLTELFPSVDVLVVAERDANVVLDRDGDAEAIARDLTAEYGFEATVITRGSDGALALADGTVTEQPTFESTDAHPVGTGDSFVGGFLSQYLSSGTVAEGLAWGAATAALKRTIPGDIAVVSPDEIRSILSGDTEAISR comes from the coding sequence ATGACGGAGTTAGTTACGTTCGGTGAGACAATGTTGCGGTTGTCGCCACCTGACGACGAGCGACTGGAGACCGCAGACCAGTACACGGTCAGGGCGGCTGGCGCGGAGTCAAACGTCGCAGTCGCTGCGCAACGACTTGGACTAGATGCACTGTGGGCCTCAAAACTCCCCGATTCGCCGGTCGGCCGACGAGTCACAGGCGAACTCAAGCACCATGGCGTGTCGGTCGATATCGCTTGGGACGACGCAGACAGCGCCCGACAGGGGACCTATTATCTAGAACAGGGCAGTCCACCGCGTGGCAACGACGTTATTTACGACCGTCAAAACGCCAGTGTCACAACCGCCACACCGGCGGAGCTTCCAACGGAGACCATCGCAGACGCCGCGGGGTTCCATACCTCGGGTATCACACCGGCGCTCTCGGAGACACTCGAATCGACCACTGCTGACCTCCTCTCGCTCGCACAGGACGCGGGTACGACCACGAGCTTCGACCTGAACTACCGCTCGAAACTCTGGACGCCAGCCGAAGCCCGATCAGTGTTGACCGAGCTCTTCCCGTCTGTCGACGTACTCGTAGTCGCAGAACGTGACGCGAACGTCGTGCTGGACCGGGACGGCGACGCGGAAGCGATTGCGCGGGACCTCACGGCCGAGTACGGGTTCGAAGCGACGGTTATCACCCGCGGCAGCGATGGAGCGCTCGCGCTTGCCGACGGGACCGTAACAGAGCAGCCGACGTTCGAGTCGACTGATGCACATCCGGTCGGGACCGGTGATTCCTTTGTCGGCGGCTTCCTCTCGCAGTATCTCTCTAGCGGTACTGTTGCAGAGGGTCTCGCCTGGGGTGCCGCGACGGCTGCACTCAAACGGACGATTCCGGGCGACATTGCCGTCGTGTCCCCTGACGAAATCCGCTCGATTCTCAGCGGCGACACGGAAGCGATTTCGCGGTAG
- a CDS encoding HAMP domain-containing protein yields MSSGDTQIPDSSETDSNAGGGILATVVPDFIRRNFALKFGIVLFVMALSVGLIGLAATEQVRDYTEKQVLSDYENAAAQEADILSQWVDRNRLSTQFVSSDDIWASSDTDDINIELNNRKAALSADASDIHLIERNAAQSQVVASTSNSQVLTNSPLESTSRGWLTGADFETASDVVVSDVYQTNSGPVVGFVSPVDASQNRYILIEYSLDEIANSLQGNNRAEGGFTQVVNGSAVVMIDEPRDGSRGLGENILQSYSESSRATAPITEANDLRSSEQQSGVTADMPAADVLSERYTVGYAPIQGTNWVVLVHAPNSAVFGFVQNVQQYGLIGTALMVLLIAGVGAILGYNTATSIDRLTRKTDQMRQGNLDVDIATSRIDNVGRLYSGFADMRDALKQQINEAERAQKEAEVSRAEALEVNKYLQKKAEEFSDVMEETAAGNLTERMDTDGENESMDRIASEFNGMVDELEKTIGQLNSFADEVAESGDVVLSSAESVRDASEQVAESTQKISDDAYDQKDRLATISEDLDTLVDTLEELEADNPDIDLGDSLERFRTVATTLQSAAETSDQMMAETQTVAGAAEEQAAELNEVSSRAEQLKRYAKPLGDILNRFETEAEHEFVFSGGPSQSLGEEEEE; encoded by the coding sequence ATGAGCTCAGGAGACACACAGATACCAGACAGTTCAGAGACCGATTCGAACGCCGGCGGTGGGATTCTGGCGACAGTCGTCCCGGATTTCATCCGGCGAAACTTTGCACTCAAATTCGGCATCGTCCTCTTCGTCATGGCGCTGTCGGTTGGGCTCATCGGTCTTGCCGCGACGGAGCAGGTCAGAGATTACACTGAAAAACAGGTTCTGAGTGACTACGAGAACGCAGCCGCACAGGAAGCGGACATCCTGTCACAGTGGGTAGACCGAAACCGGCTATCGACTCAATTCGTCTCCTCAGATGATATCTGGGCCAGTAGCGATACCGACGATATCAATATCGAACTCAATAATCGGAAAGCCGCCTTGTCGGCAGATGCGTCCGATATCCATCTGATCGAACGGAACGCAGCCCAGTCTCAAGTCGTCGCCAGCACATCTAACTCACAGGTACTGACCAACTCACCGCTCGAATCGACGAGCAGAGGCTGGCTTACCGGTGCCGACTTCGAGACGGCAAGCGATGTCGTCGTCTCTGACGTGTACCAGACAAACTCCGGCCCTGTCGTTGGCTTTGTCAGCCCTGTCGATGCCTCGCAGAACCGGTATATTCTCATTGAATACTCACTCGATGAGATTGCCAACTCGCTACAGGGGAACAACAGGGCCGAAGGCGGATTCACGCAAGTCGTCAACGGGTCGGCGGTCGTCATGATCGACGAACCCAGAGACGGGAGCCGTGGCCTCGGAGAGAATATACTGCAGTCGTACAGCGAGAGCAGCCGCGCGACCGCGCCGATCACCGAGGCAAATGACCTCCGGTCTTCAGAACAGCAATCCGGTGTCACCGCCGATATGCCGGCGGCTGACGTCCTCAGCGAACGCTACACCGTCGGCTACGCACCGATACAGGGAACGAACTGGGTCGTCCTCGTGCACGCGCCTAACTCTGCGGTATTTGGGTTCGTCCAGAACGTCCAACAGTACGGGCTCATCGGGACGGCACTGATGGTGCTACTCATCGCAGGCGTCGGTGCGATACTCGGGTACAACACGGCGACGTCTATTGACCGACTGACCCGAAAAACGGACCAGATGCGACAGGGGAACCTCGACGTCGATATCGCTACCAGTCGCATCGACAACGTCGGTCGCCTGTACAGCGGGTTCGCTGATATGCGCGACGCGCTCAAACAGCAGATCAACGAGGCCGAGCGTGCACAGAAAGAGGCGGAGGTTTCCCGAGCCGAAGCCCTCGAAGTCAACAAGTATCTCCAGAAGAAGGCCGAGGAGTTCTCCGACGTGATGGAGGAGACGGCCGCTGGAAACCTGACCGAGCGGATGGACACCGACGGCGAGAACGAATCGATGGATCGTATCGCCAGCGAGTTCAACGGCATGGTCGACGAACTCGAAAAGACGATCGGCCAGCTCAACAGCTTCGCCGATGAAGTTGCGGAATCTGGGGACGTCGTTCTGTCAAGTGCGGAGTCTGTCCGTGACGCGTCCGAGCAGGTCGCCGAATCGACGCAGAAAATCTCCGACGACGCCTACGATCAGAAGGACCGTCTCGCAACCATCTCGGAGGACCTCGACACCCTCGTGGACACGCTCGAAGAACTGGAAGCGGACAATCCGGACATCGATCTGGGCGACTCGCTTGAGCGGTTCCGGACGGTTGCGACGACGCTGCAGTCGGCCGCCGAAACGAGTGACCAGATGATGGCCGAGACCCAGACTGTCGCTGGCGCAGCCGAAGAGCAGGCCGCAGAGCTCAACGAGGTGTCTTCGCGGGCCGAACAGCTCAAACGCTACGCGAAGCCACTCGGTGACATCCTGAACCGCTTCGAAACCGAAGCCGAACACGAGTTCGTCTTCTCGGGCGGTCCGTCACAGAGTCTCGGCGAAGAGGAAGAAGAGTAA